The nucleotide window CGTCGACGTCCTCGTATTTGCCGTCTTCGTCGAGGTCCTGCGGCGGGTTCTCGAACTCACCGACCGGCTCCGGACTGGCGGTGTACTCACCGCGCTCGACGATTGTCCCGCTCGCTCCAACGGCAACGTCGGGATACGAACCCGTCGTGTCGAGAACGATCCCTTCGAGACCGTTGCTCGTCGGCGTCTCGTCGGATTGCCAGCCCGAGCCGGTGCGTTCGAGGACCGTCCCGCTGCTGCCGGCGGCCAACCCCTTCTTCCCTTCGCGGGTGATGGCGTTGAGCGTGTTCTGTCCGGCGTAGAGCTTCGTCCAGACCGAACCGTTGTACCGGAAGATCGAGCCGTCGCCGCCCGCGACGTTGATCTCGTCTGAACTCACCGCGGCGACGTCGTACAGCCCGACGCTGCCGCCGCCGATGCCGATCTCCTCCCAACTGTCGCCACCGTTGGTCGTCTCGTACACCTTCGAGTTCGTATCGCAGATGTAGCCCGTGCTCTCGTCGATGAAGTCGAGTCCCTTCGCGCTGGAGCCACCGCCGGGCTTGACCGCCGATCCCCAGTCCATCCCGCCGGAGCCGTTCTTCGTCCCGGAGAAGAACTCGCCGGAGCCGTTGATCAGGAACACCGTCTCGGAGCCGGCCGCGCCGACGACCGCGATGTCCTCCCAGGTGCTAGATTTTCCCTCGGGTTTCGAGTAATCGGTCTTCGTCCCGCTCCCGACATCGTACTGGCCGATGACGCCGCTGCCGCCGGCGAACCAGACGTGGTTGCCGTCGTCGGTGACGCCGGCCCCGGTGAGGGTGTTGCCCTGCGTCGTCGGCCCTTTCTCGATGACCGTCGTCCAACCCGTCGATCCCCGCTCCAGAACCCGCCCGCCACCGCCGACGGCGTACGGCCCCTGGCTCGAGAGAACCGTGTCGTTGAGCCCTTTCCCGGTCGGCGAACTCGCCTCGGTCCAGTTGGCCGAATCGGGTCGTGGCTTCCGTTCGGCCGGCGGATCGGCGGTGTACTCGCCGCGCTCGACGATCGTTCCGCTGGAGCCGACGGCCACGTCCGGGTAGCCTCCGGCGGTGTCGAGCGCCGCTCCCCGCAGCGTGTTCGTCGTCGGCGTCTCGACCTCGCTCCACGTACCGGGTCCGTTCCGTTCGTACACCCGACCGCCCGAGCCGGCGGCCAGCCCCATCTCCCCGTCACGATCGATGCCGTAGATGGTGTTCTGTCCGACTTTCAGCGGCGACCACGTCGACCCGTCGTACCGGTATATCGTCCCGCTGCCGCCGGCCACGTTGACGTCCGATTCGCTCACGCTCGCCACGCCGTAGAGTCCGATGCTGCCGCCGTCGATGCCGATTTCTTGATAGCTACCGCCGTCGTCGGTCGTCTCGTAGACCTTCGTGCTCGTGTTCGAGATGTGCCCGACTGAACTACTGGCGAAATCGATCCCTTTCATGCTGGAACCTGAGCCCGGTTTCTGGGCTTCTCCCCAATCCATCCCGCCGGAATCGTTTTTCGTCCCGTTGAGCACCTCGCCGGAGCCGTTGACGAGGTGGACGGTTTCGGATCCGGATTTCCCGGTGACTGCGAGGTCCTCCCAGGTGCTCGTCTTTCCCATCGGCGCGGAGTAGTCGGTGAGCTCTTCGTCGGCCACGTCGTACTGGCCGATCACGCCGCTGCCGCCGGCGAACCAGACGTGGTTGCCGTCGTCGGTCACGCCGGCTCCTTTCAGAGTGTTCGACTCGACCGTCGGTCCCTTCGAGATAACGGTCTCCCAGCCGTCGTCACGGCGGGCGAGCACCAGTCCCCCGCTCCCGACGGCGTACGGTCCTTCGCTGGTCTGTACGACGTCATTCAGTGTCTTGCCCGTTGACGAGTCGGCCGCGGACCATGCCGACGCCTGTGCGCCGGCTGTCCCCGAGACCGCCGTCCCGACGCCGGCCGCGAGGGCCGCCGCGCCAGTGAGTTCCAGGAACCGTCGCCGGTTCCGGTTGATGTCCGTCATGTCTCATCCCGTCATCAATGGTTGCGGGGTTATGGTTGTTGCTTGCAGGAACGTTGGAACAACCGATTCCCGAACCGATCGCAGGACGGATCCGACGAGAACCGACCGCCACCACCGGGGCGAACGGCCGATCTAATTTTCGAGCAGCTCCTCGTACTGCGCGCCGGTCTGCTTCAACGTCTCAGTCGAGAAGAGCCGCTCGTGGGTGTGGGGAAGATGTTCGTCGGCGAGTTCGTCGATCTTCTCGTCGACCATCTCGGCGTCGCGACCGTGTATCATCGTGAACAGGTTGTACGGCCACTCCTGGTCGGGTCTGCGCGGGCGGTGATAACAGAGCGTGACGTATGGCAGCGACCCGACTTCGGTCCCACGGGCGTCGAGATCGTCGTCGGGCACGTCCCAGACGACCATACAATTGGCGTCGAAACCCGTGACGACGTGGTTGACGATGCAGCCGATGCGCTTGATGCAGCCCGTCTCACGTAGCTGGCGGATGGCGTCGATCACGTCTTCGACCGGCTCGTCGAGCTCCGCGGCGATGTCACGATAGGGCGTCGCCGTCAGCGGGAACCCGCCCTGAATGGCCAGTAGGAGCCGTGCATCGAGCGCCGAGAGATCGCCGGTCGCCGACTCGCTGATGGCGGTCGCGCGCACGTCCTCGCCCCCGCCGCTCGACTCGCGGGCAAAGCGATCGCCGTTCACGACCGGAAATTCGAGATTGATGTAGAAATCCGTCAGCATCGGGAGGTTCAGCACCGAACAGCCGGTTCGCTCCTCGATGTCGGCGAGGATCGCGTCGCGCGTCTCGCGCGAACCGGCGGTGACGACGAACCACATGTTCCAGGGATGATCGCGCCGGTAGTTGTGGTTGACCTGCCGGTGTTCGTTGACGATCTCGGCGATCTCGTCGAACCGGTCCTCGGGAGCCTGCACCGCCGCGAGCGTCGACGAGCCGATGACGGGCGGGTTGAGCACCGCGCCGAACCGTCGGAAGATCCCCTGCTCGCGCAGCGTCTCAACGCGGGCGAGCGCCTCGTCCTCACCGATGCCGAGCGCCGCGCCGATCGCGCGGAACGGCCGCTCCTCGACCGGGAACCCGCTCTGGTAGTCGTCGATCAGGCGGCCGTCGACCGCGTCGAGATCGGCCCGCCAGTCCTCGGCCAGCGAACTCATTGGATTCCCTACGCGACGGCCGAACTACGGTCTGTCGGTTCCCGCGCGGTTATGACGCTCCCGCTCGACCGCTCGGCATGACCGATTCCAGGAATCTGACCGGACAGGTCGCGCTCGTCACCGGTGCGACTGGTGGCATCGGGCGCGAAATCGCCCGCCGACTCGGCGCTCGCGGGGCACACGTCGTCGTGACGGGCCGCTCGCGCGAGCGCGGGGAGGAGGCCGTCGCCACCGTCGAGCGGGCTGGCGGCAGCGCGCAGTTCTTCCGGGCCGATCTCGCAACGATGGCGACCGTCCGCGCGCTCGCCGAGGAGTTCCGTCGCCGCTACGATCGCCTCGACGTGCTCGTGACCAACGCCGCCTGCTCGCGCGACAGCCGTCAGCTCACCGCCGACGGCCACGAACTGACGCTCGCGGTCAACCATCTCGCGCCGTACCTGCTCACACACGACCTGCTCGACATGCTCGTCGAAACTCCCGACGCTCGCATCGTCGCCACCTCCTCGACCGTCCATTCGACCGGCGAAATCGACTTCGCCGACCTCCGACTCGAGACCGACTACGACGCGTTCGCGGCCTACGCGCGCTCGAAACTGTCGAACTTGCTCTTCACGACCGAACTTGCCACACGGGTCGATTTCCCTGTGAACGCCGTCCATCCCGGGTTCGTGCCCGGCAGCGGGCTCTACCGCCACGCTTCGCTGCCGACCCGGGCGTTCATGGCGCTCGCCGCACGCCTCCCGCTCCTCGGCACGTCGGTCGACGAGGCCGCCGACCCGCTCGTCGAGCTCGCCGTCGATCCCGACGGCGATCACACCTACTTCGATCGCCACGATCCGACCGATCCCGACCCGCGCGTCGACGACGATCGACTGCGCGAACAGCTCTGGAACGTCAGCGCCGCGCTCGTCGACGTCGATCCCGACTGGCCGTAACTCGCGATCGACCCCACAGCAATCGTGTAGCAGTATGGACGACACGCGACGGGGTTCAAAAATCGGCGAGCGCGGACTGATCGGCGGCTTCCAGAACGTCGCGACTGGTCTTCCAGGATTCGCGCGCGAACGGCGGGAGATCACCGTGCTCGCGGACGTATTCGCGGAGGAACGAACGGGTACTGCTATCGCCCGGATAGCCGCTGCCGATCGCGCCGTGTTCGGCAGCGAGATCGGCGATGTGTTCGTCACGGGCGACTTTGGCGACGATGCTCGCCGCACCGACGTGCTCGTGGGATTCGTCGGCACCGTGCTCGGCCGTGATCGCCACGTCGGTCGCGGTCTCGGCCCTCACGCGGCGACCGAACCGTGCCGCATCGGTGTCGCAGGCGTCGACGACGCCGGATTCGCCGGTGGCAGTCGCGCGATCGATCGTGTCGGCCATCGCCGCAGCCGTGAGCGCGTTCAGGCTTCCGTCGTCGATCTCGGTGGGGGTGACCTCGCTCACGGCGATCGTGACCTGCTCGTCGGCGCGGAGCTCGGCGGCCAGCGCCTCGCGGCGGGCGGGCGCGAGCCGTTTCGAGTCGTCGATCCCGTCGGGCAGCGTGGCGTCGGCGCTGACGCACGCGACGAACAGCGAGCCCAGGACGGGCCCGCGCCCCGCCTCGTCGACGCCGAACATACCGACGGCTCGCGCGGCAGGCAGAAAGCGGTTGGCAAAAACGGCGGTGTTAGTCGGCCGTCCCTGGCGTGAACGGCTCCGGTTCGTCCTCCTCCTCGTCGTCCGTCTCGCCGTCTCCCTCGATTGCCCACTCCGGGAGCTCCTCGTGCTCGTCGTCCTCATACAGCCG belongs to Halococcus qingdaonensis and includes:
- a CDS encoding dockerin type I domain-containing protein → MTDINRNRRRFLELTGAAALAAGVGTAVSGTAGAQASAWSAADSSTGKTLNDVVQTSEGPYAVGSGGLVLARRDDGWETVISKGPTVESNTLKGAGVTDDGNHVWFAGGSGVIGQYDVADEELTDYSAPMGKTSTWEDLAVTGKSGSETVHLVNGSGEVLNGTKNDSGGMDWGEAQKPGSGSSMKGIDFASSSVGHISNTSTKVYETTDDGGSYQEIGIDGGSIGLYGVASVSESDVNVAGGSGTIYRYDGSTWSPLKVGQNTIYGIDRDGEMGLAAGSGGRVYERNGPGTWSEVETPTTNTLRGAALDTAGGYPDVAVGSSGTIVERGEYTADPPAERKPRPDSANWTEASSPTGKGLNDTVLSSQGPYAVGGGGRVLERGSTGWTTVIEKGPTTQGNTLTGAGVTDDGNHVWFAGGSGVIGQYDVGSGTKTDYSKPEGKSSTWEDIAVVGAAGSETVFLINGSGEFFSGTKNGSGGMDWGSAVKPGGGSSAKGLDFIDESTGYICDTNSKVYETTNGGDSWEEIGIGGGSVGLYDVAAVSSDEINVAGGDGSIFRYNGSVWTKLYAGQNTLNAITREGKKGLAAGSSGTVLERTGSGWQSDETPTSNGLEGIVLDTTGSYPDVAVGASGTIVERGEYTASPEPVGEFENPPQDLDEDGKYEDVDGDGELTKADAQALYDNLDDPAVKNNPDAFDFNGEGKVTQADAQALYAKWADSK
- the ahbB gene encoding siroheme decarboxylase subunit beta, with translation MSSLAEDWRADLDAVDGRLIDDYQSGFPVEERPFRAIGAALGIGEDEALARVETLREQGIFRRFGAVLNPPVIGSSTLAAVQAPEDRFDEIAEIVNEHRQVNHNYRRDHPWNMWFVVTAGSRETRDAILADIEERTGCSVLNLPMLTDFYINLEFPVVNGDRFARESSGGGEDVRATAISESATGDLSALDARLLLAIQGGFPLTATPYRDIAAELDEPVEDVIDAIRQLRETGCIKRIGCIVNHVVTGFDANCMVVWDVPDDDLDARGTEVGSLPYVTLCYHRPRRPDQEWPYNLFTMIHGRDAEMVDEKIDELADEHLPHTHERLFSTETLKQTGAQYEELLEN
- a CDS encoding SDR family NAD(P)-dependent oxidoreductase gives rise to the protein MTDSRNLTGQVALVTGATGGIGREIARRLGARGAHVVVTGRSRERGEEAVATVERAGGSAQFFRADLATMATVRALAEEFRRRYDRLDVLVTNAACSRDSRQLTADGHELTLAVNHLAPYLLTHDLLDMLVETPDARIVATSSTVHSTGEIDFADLRLETDYDAFAAYARSKLSNLLFTTELATRVDFPVNAVHPGFVPGSGLYRHASLPTRAFMALAARLPLLGTSVDEAADPLVELAVDPDGDHTYFDRHDPTDPDPRVDDDRLREQLWNVSAALVDVDPDWP
- the rnhB gene encoding ribonuclease HII; this encodes MFGVDEAGRGPVLGSLFVACVSADATLPDGIDDSKRLAPARREALAAELRADEQVTIAVSEVTPTEIDDGSLNALTAAAMADTIDRATATGESGVVDACDTDAARFGRRVRAETATDVAITAEHGADESHEHVGAASIVAKVARDEHIADLAAEHGAIGSGYPGDSSTRSFLREYVREHGDLPPFARESWKTSRDVLEAADQSALADF